ACTCGGCGCTGGCAGCCTTCGCGCCGTCCAGGCGGGCCTGGATCTCGCGGAAACGGTTGTCCGAGACGCGCTCGCGGCCCTCCTCTTCTTCCTTCCAGAACTGCGCGCCGCCCGCACCGCAGCAGAACGAGTTCGCGCGGCCGCGTTCAAGTTCCAGCACCTCGCCGGCCATCTGGGTGATCAGGGTGCGCGGCGCGTCGTACACGCCGTTGTGGCGGCCGAGGTAGCACGGGTCGTGGTATGTGACGTTCTCGTCCAGCTGCGCCAGCGGCAACTTGCCGGCCGCGACCAGCGTTTCCAGATACTCGGTGTGGTGGATGGTGCGGTAGTCCCCGCCGAGCTGCCGGTACTCGTTGCCGATGGCGTTCATGCAGTGCGGGCAGGTGGCGACGATCAGCTTGGGCGCGACCGTGTTGAGCGTCTCGACGTTCTCCTGGGCGAGCGACTGATACAGGAACTCGTTGCCGGAGCGCCGCGCCGAGTCGCCGGTGCATGCCTCCTTCTTGCCGAGCACCGCGTAGTTCACGCCCGCCTTGTCGAGGAGCTGCACGAAGCTGCGCGCGACCTTCTGAGCGCCGGGATCGTAGCTGGCCGCGCAGCCGACCCAGTACACGACGTCCGGTTCGGGGTTCTCGTCGATGGTGGGCACGCGCAGACCCTCGGCCCAGTCCAGGCGCTTGTCACGCGAGATGCCCCACGGGTTGCTGGCGCGTTCCATGCCGCGGAAGGCCGTCTGGAGCTGCGGGGGGAACTCGCCCGCGACCATCACCTGATGACGGCGGATGTCCACGATGTCGAGCATCTGTTCGTCCTGCACGGGGCAGACCTGCATGCACGCGCCGCAGGTGGTGCACGCCCACACCGACTCCTCGTTGATGGCGTATTCGAGCAGCGGGTGGGCGGTGCTCGCGCCGGACTCGAAGGGCGCGGGCCGCAGCGTGAAGGGGCTGGGGTGCGCCGCGATCACGTTGAGTTCCATGCGCTTGTTGATCTCCAGTGCGGCGGGGGACAGCGCCTTGCCGGTCGCGTTCGCCGGGCACACGTCCTGGCAGCGGTTGCACTGGATGCACGCGTAGGCGTCCAGCAGGCGGGGCCACTCCAGTTCCTCCAGCTTCTCCACGCCCAGGCGCGGCTCCTCGGCCTCCATCGCCTCCGCGAGGCCCTTCATGGGCGGCAGGACGCCGCTGCCCACCGGGCGTTTCAGGGCGTAGTTCAGGGGGGCCATGAAAATGTGGATGTGCTTGGTGTACGGGAAGTACGCCAGGAAGGCCAGCACGCTGCCGAGCGCGCCCCAGTACCCGAAGAGCCGCCAGCCCTGGAGGGCCGACTCGGACACGCCGCCGAACAGGACGTGACCGACGGCCGTGCTGAAGGGCTGGAAGGCGTCGCCGCCCTCCTGCACGACCTTCGCGGCGTTGCCGAGCACGCGGCTGCCCACATGGAAGGTGATGAACGCCGACACGATCACGCTGTCTCGCAGGATGTAGTTGGCCCGGAGCAGCGGGTGCAGCAGCGTCTTCTCGGTGAAGCGGAAGTCGCGTCTGGAGGGCAGGAACAGTCGCCGCACGACCAGGCTGATCACGCCCACGAGCACCAGGAAACTCAGGACGTCGGCCAGGACGTTGTACAGCGCGAACAGCGGAGTGGCGGCACTGTCGATGTGGAAGTTCAGATAGCCTTCCAGGCCGTCCACGACGTTCACCAGCAGGTAGTACACGAAGCCGTAGAAGATGAAGGCGTGCAGCGTGCTGATCACGGTGCGCCGCCGGAACGTGCGCTCCTGCGTCAGCGTGACGCGCAGGGCCGTCAGCACGCGCTGCACCGGCTGGTCAAAGCGGGATTCGCTGGCGCCGGCGCCGCGCGCCACGCGCCGGTACAGGCGATAGAAGCCCCACAGTCCGAGGAGTCCGGCGGCGAGGGCGAACACGAAGAACAGGACTTTGTGGGACAGGGGCAGCACGGGACGTCTCCTTGGAGTGGGGAGGGCGGGCAAAACTTGAACTGGGTTCAAGTATAACGGGGTCGGCACGTCCACGGGGCCGGGCCGTCTCCCCGTGCCACACAGCAGGAAGTGGGGCCAGCATACGCGCAGCCCCAGTGAACCCACCGCCGCGCGTCACGGCGCCGCGGAACTCGGCCGCGCTACGCTCGTACCCGACCACGCGGCAGATGGCCGCCCCGCACCCGAAGGAGACCGCCCTTGAGCCTCACCCCTACCGAACTGCAGTCGTACCTCTCCGCCCTCGTCACGGGCGAGCTGAACCTCTCCACCATGATCTGGGGCCCGCCCGGCGTCGGCAAGAGCAGCGTCGTGGCCCAGGTCGCCGCGAAACACGGCCTGGATTTCGTGGACGTCCGCCTGTCGCAGCTCGCCCCGACCGACCTGCGCGGCCTGCCGGTGCCGGAAGCCGACGGGCAGGGCAGCGGCACGTCCCGGTGGTATCCGCCGGACTTCCTGCCGCGCGGCGGCCACGGCATCCTGTTTCTGGACGAGGTGAACATGGCGCCGCCCACCATGCAGGGCATGGCGCAGCAGCTCATCCTCGACCGCAAGGTGGGTAGCTACGAGCTGCCGGAGGGCTGGTTCGTGTGGGCTGCCGGCAACCGCAAGGAAGACCGCGCCAGCGTGTTCGACATGCCCGCGCCGCTCGCCAACCGCTTCCTGCACCTGACCGTGCGGCCGGACTTCGACTCGTGGCGCACCTACGCGCTGGGCCGGAGCCTGCACGAGCACGTGATCGCGTTCCTGACCTTCCGGCCGGAACTGCTGTGGCGCCTGGACCCGCAGCAGCCGGCATGGCCCAGTCCCCGCGCGTGGGAGATGGCCTCGCGGCTGCACCGCGCCGGCCTGGACGCTGCGCCCGCCATTGGAGAGGCGGCCGGGGCCGAGTTCAGCGCCTTCGTGCGCCTGTACGAACAGCTTCCGGACCTGGGCATCGTGCTGGAGGGCCGCGGCGCGGGCCTGCGCCTGCCGGACGAGCCCAGCGTGCGCTACGCCGCCGTGGTCGGCCTCGCCGCCCGCGCCAGCACCGCCGACGAGGCGTACCACGCCTTCACGTGGCTGGCGAACGCCGCCGGCCCCGAGTGGCTGCAACTGTATGTCGCCACGCTGGTGAGCAAGTTCCAGGCCATCGGCCAGCTCGCGGACCTCGCCGCGCTGGTCGGCCGCGACGAGCGCCTGGCGACGCTGGTGCAGGGCACGCTGGAGCTCACGGAGGGCGGGTGAGGAAGGAAAAAAGATGGAGGATGGAGGATAGGAAAAACCCGTCCTGTCGATCCTCCATCCTCCATCCTCCATCCTCGCCGGGAGCCGCGTGACTCCCCCCGTCCCCGTCACGCCGGAGTTCCAGCGCCTGATCTCTGGCTCGCGGCTGCGGCTGCGGGGCAAGTCGGCGTTCTTTGCCACACTGCTGCTGCACGCGGAATTCGTGCCATCGCGCGAGGTCGCGGCGGCGGGCACGGACGGCGAGCGGGTGTACGTCAACCCCGAGGTGGCCGCCAGCCTGCCGCCTGATGTGCTGGACGGCCTGCTGCTGCATGAGGTGCTGCACGCGGCGCTGTCGCACGTGCAGCGGCGCGGCCCGCGCGAGCGCAAGCGCTGGAACAGGTCGGCCGACCTGATCGTGAACGGCATGGTGGACGCCGCCGGACTGCCCACGCCTCCGCAGTCGCGCCGCGACGAGCATCTGGAAAAGCTGAGCGTGGAGGAGGTCTACACGTCGCTGGAGGGCGAGGCCGAGGGCGACGGAGACGACGAGGGCGACGACCTGATGGACGGCCCGCCCAGCGACGCCCCCGCGAAGCAGGGCAAGCCCGGCAGCAGCGCGCAGCGGCAGTGGCAGCAGGCGCTCGCGCAGGCACGCAGCGTGGACGCCATGAGCGGCGGGAAAGGCGACGATCCCCTGGGCGCACACCGCGAGTTGCAGCGGCTGGCACCCGCGCGGCTGGACTGGCGGGCACACCTGTGGCGCTTCCTGGCGCGCACGCCCGTGGATTTCGGCGGCTTTGACCGGCGCTTCGTGGGGCGGGGCCTGTATCTGGAAGCGCTGGACGACGAGTCTCTGACCGCCCTGATCGCGGTGGACACGTCCGGCAGCGTGGACGACGACGCCGTGCGGGCGCTGGTGGGCGAGGTGCAGGGCGTGCTGGGTGCGTACCCGCACGTGAAGGCCACCCTGTACTACGCCGACACTGAAGCGTACGGTCCGCACGCCCTCACGCCCGGCGGCGAGATTCCCCCACCACAGGGCGGCGGCGGCACCGACTTCCGCCCGATCTTTGCCCTGCTCGACCAGCACGAACCCGACGTGCTGGTGTACCTCACGGACGGGTACGGTGACTTCCCGGCCGCGGCCCCGAAGACCCCGACGCTGTGGGTCGTGCCGCCCGGCGGCCTGGAGGACGAGGGCTTCCCCTTCGGTGAGGTGCTGCGCCTCGAGGAGCACACGTGAACGCCACCAGCCTGCCCGACACTTTCATTCCCGACCGCACGCTCGTGCCGGACGACGGTTCCGTGTGGGTCGTGTTCGACGGCCCGAAACTCGTGCTGACCGCCGAGGGCACGCTGCCCGCGTCTCCCCTGCCGGTGGTGGACGTGACCGCGCTGGGCACGCTGGACGGCCGGGCGTACTTCGCGGCCGGGCTCGATGGCGCCCTGCCCGACGGCTTCACGTCCATTCCGCTGCGAGCGGCGTTTGGCAAGCTCAGCGAGGCGCAGATGGGCGTGGCCGGGTACGGCTCGCAACTCGTGGACTATGTGCGGACGCACCGCTACTGCGGCCGCTGCGCCACGCCGCTGGTGGACTCCGGACATGAGCGCTCGCGCACGTGCCCGAACTGCGGCCTGACCGTGTACCCACGCGTGGCCCCCGTGGCGATGGTGCTGATCCACCGGGGCAAGGGGCTGGATACGGAACTGCTGCTGGCGCGTGGCCCGCACTTCGCACCGGGCGTGTATTCCGCGCTCGCGGGTTTCGTGGAGCCGTCCGAGACGCTGGAACACGCCGCGCACCGCGAGGTGCAGGAGGAGGTCGGCGTGACGGTCACGAACCTGACCTACGTGCTGAGCCAGCCGTGGCCCTTCCCGCACTCGCTGATGGTCGGCTTCGACGCCGAGTACGTGGGCGGCGACATCGTGCCGCAGCCGGGCGAGATCGAGGACGCCCGCTGGTTTCCGGTCACGGCCCTGCCGCTGCTGCCGGGGCCGTTCAGCATCGCGCGGCAGCTGATCGACCGGGCAGCGGAGCGCGCGCTGCACGGCGCGGACGACGGCGCGGGCATGGCATCATCGGGGTCATGACGTTCTCGGAACTCGACCCCCGCACCCTGACCATCTTGGGCGTCGAGGGAGCCCTGGAGGCGGCGGCTGCGCCCCGAGCCACGGCCGACACCCTGAGCGGCCTGAGCGCCCACCCGGACAGCCGCGTGCGCGCCCTGGTCGCCCGGCACCCGAACACGCCTGTGGAGGTGCTGGGCACGCTCGCGGCCGCGTACCCGGCGGACGTGCTGGCGAACCCGGGGCTGCCCCTGATGCGTCTGGCCCGGCCGAACCTGCTCTCTGCGTTCCCGGCGGACAGCGTGATCGCCCTGCTGAACACCGAGCACGCCCCGGCGTGGATCACCGACGCGGCCCTGCGTCACGAGGACTACGCCGTGCGCACGGCCCTCGCGGGGCGGCCGGGCCTCGGCCCCGAGCGGGTGGCGGCGCTGGCCCAGGACGCCGGGTGGCAGATCCGCGAGGCGGTCGCCCGCCGCGACGACCTCCCCGAGCCGCTGGTCCGGCAGCTCGCTGGCGACGACGACTACGACGTCCGCAAGGCTGTGGCCGCCCGGCCCGACCTGCCCGGCGACGTGCTGCGCGCCTTTATCCGCGACGGGCACGGGCTGGTGCGCGCCAGCGTCGCGCGGCGGCTCGACCTGCCGCTGGACTGCATGATCAGCCTCGCCGCCGACGGGGACGCGGACGTGCTCGCCACGCTGGCCCGGCGCGTCGACCTGCCCCGGGCCGTGCGCGAGTGGCTCGCCACGCACGAGCACGCCAGTGTCCGCGCCGCCGCCCTCCAGGGCTGGACGGTGCCGCCGACGTGGCTCGGCCGCGCCGCGCAGGACGCCGACCCGGACGTGCGCGCCGCCCTGGCCCGTCGCCCCGACGCGGCCCCGGATACCCTGGTCGCCCTCGCGCAGGACGAGAACGAGAGCGTGCGCCGCGCCGTACTGGAACGCAGCGACCTCCCGGAGGCCGCCGTGCTCGCCCTGGCCCGCGCGCCCGAGCAGGATATCCGCCTGCACGTCGCCAGTGCCGAGGGCGTCAGCGGCGCGGTGCTGGACGTCCTTGTGCATGACACGGACGCCAGCATCCGCACTGTGCTGGCCGTGCGCCCGGATGTGGGGGCGGCTCGACTCGCCACCCTGGCCGGCGACGCGAACCCCGAGGTGCGCCGCGCCGTCGCCTACGCGCCCACCGCCGACGCCGCTATCCTGACCGCGCTCAGCGCCGACCCCAATGCCGGCGTGCGCCGCGCCGCTGCCCAGCACCCGCAGTTGCCGGGTGGAGCACAGGACACGCTGTCCACCGACACCGACGACGGAGTGCGTCTCGCTCTGGCCGGGCGGCCCGACCTGAGTCCAGACGTCCGCGCCCACCTGCGAAGTGACCCAGACGCCAGCGTGCGCGCCGAGGTCACCGCCCCGTGACCGACATCCGCGTGCCGCTGGGCGGCCTGAAGTTCAGCGTCCGCGTGGCGATCCTGTGCACGCGCGGCGACCGGCTGCTGACGAACAGCGCGGACGGCCTGCCATTCCACTTCCTGCCCGGCGGCGCCCTGGGTACCGACGAGGACACCCTGGACTGCGCCCGGCGCGAGTGGCACGAGGAGACCGGCGTGGTCCCTGGTCCCCTGCGCCTCGTCGGCGTGATCGAGAACTTCTTTGGCCCCCCAGAGAAACGCCAGCACGAGATCGGCTTCTATTACCGCATGGACGCTCCCACCGCGCTGCCGGACACGCCTTTCACCGTGGCCGACAACGCCGAGGTGACGTGCCAGTGGGTACCCATCGAGGAGTTCGCCGCGACTCCGATCTACCCGCTCGTGGCTCGGTCGCTCCTGGACGTTCCCGAGGGCGAGGTGCGGCACGTCATCAACCGGGAGTGATTGCCAACGCCGCCACGCTCATGATGACTCCGGATGAGGTCTTCCTTGGCGGCAGGAACGCCAAGCTCGCTCCCCAGCCCAGCCTCTGTAAGCAGCGCTACGAGTCTGCTGCAAGGAGGGAGCCAAAAACCGAAGCGTCCGCCCTGCCCCTGACCGAAAGCCGTCGTGCGCGCAGCGCGCGGGCTGTGACGGCGACAACGCCCGAGGCAAGGACGCGGCCCCTCGCTGACGAGGCTCCAGTTACGGCCAAGTAGAGCGACGTGGCGACCACTTGCCGAGCGCAGCGCTCTCCCCCTGCCCCACTGGGGTAGGAGGCCAGGAGGTAGGGCCTCCTTTTCAAACCGCCGTCAGATTCGCAAACTTCACCAGCAGCTTCTTCGTCCCGGCCGACGGGAAGTGCACCGTGACCTCCTGCCGCTCGCCCATCCCCGCGACCGCCAGTACCTGTCCTTCCCCGAACTTGGGGTGCCGCACCTTCTCGCCGCCGCGGTAGGCCATGCCCTCCGTCATGGGGCTGGTGTTCTTCACGGCGCTGGGCGTGACGGGCACGGTGGGCCGGTAGGTCTTCCACGTTTTGGCGCGGTACTCGATGACCTGGCCGTAGGGGTCGACGGTGTCGAAGCCGCCCTCGATCTCCTCCAGGAACCGGCTGTCCTCGGCGGCGTTGGTCTTGCCGAACTGCATCCGGTTCTCGGCAGCGGTGAGAAACAGCCGGTCCATCGCGCGGGTTATGGCGACGTAGAACAGCCGGCGCTCTTCCTCGATGCCGCCGGCCTCGACGAGGGCACCCTTGCTGGGCAGCAGGCCCTCCTCGGTGCCGACGATGAACACCACGGGGAATTCCAGGCCCTTGGCGTTGTGCATGGTCATCAGGGTGACGGCGTCCTCGGGGGTGCCCTTGTTCTCCTGTTTCGTGCGCATGTCGTCGACGCTGGACAGCAGCGCGGCGTCGTCAAGGAAGTCCTGAATCGTGCCGTCGTGATCCTGCGACCACTCCTCGGCGGCGTTCACGAGTTCCTCGAGGTTCTCGACGCGCACCTGGCCTTCCTGGCCCTCGGTGCGCAGGAGGTCGAGGTAGCCGCTGGTCTCGATGACGTAGCGCAGGAAGGGCGCGGGTTCGTAGTTCTCGGCAGCGTCGCTCATGGCGGCCATCAGCTGGGCGAACTCGACGGGCTTGTTCGCGCCACGGTCGAGGATGCGGTCGTCGGCGGCGCGGGCGCAGGCCTCGAGCAGCGTGGTGCCCTGGATGCGCGCCCAGTCAAGCAGCTTTTCCAGCGCGGTGTCACCGATGCCGCGTTTGGGCCGGCCGATGATGCGGCGCAGGGCCACGTCGTCGCTGGGATTGATGGCGAGCCGGGCGTAGGCGAGGATGTCCCTGATCTCGCGCCGGTCGTAGAAGCCGACGCCGCCGACGATCTTCGCGGGAATCTGCACGCGCCGCAGGGACTCTTCGAGCACGCGGGACTGGGCGTTCGTGCGGTACAGGATCGCCATCTCGCCGAAGCGGCGGCCCTCCAGGGCGTGCAGGCGGGTGATCCACTCGGCCACGAAGTCGCCCTCGGCACGGTGGTCGGTTGCGCGGTGGAACACGACGGCGTGCCCGTCCTCCTTCACGGCGCGCAGGGTCTTGTCGAGGCGCTCGGCGTTGTTCTCGATCAGCTTGTTGGCGATGCCCAGGACGCGGGCGCTGGAGCGGTAGTTGTGCTCCAGCATGTACACCTTGGCGTCCGGGTAGTCCTTCTGGAAGTCGAGGATGTTCTGGATGTCGGCACCGCGGAACTTGTAGATCGACTGGTCGGGGTCGCCCACCACCAGCAGGTTCCGGTCGCGGGAGGCCAGCAGCCGCGTGAGTTCGTACTGCGCCTTGTTGGTGTCCTGGTACTCGTCCACGTGGATGAACTTCGCGCGGTTCTGGACGGCGTTCAGCACACCCGGCACCTCGCGGAACAGCCGCACGGTCTCGGTGATGAGGTCGCCGAAGTCGATGGCGTTCTGGCCCTTCTTGCGGTCCTCGTAGCGGCGGTAGACCTCGGCGGCGGCGTCCTTGGGAATGCCGCTGATGTACGGCTCATACGCGCGGTCAAGGTCGGCGGGCGTCTGGAGGTTGCTCTTGGCGCGGTCGAGGATGCCCCGCACGACGCGGGGGCTGGTCTCCGGGCCGATGCCGGGCACGCTGCCCATGACTTCCTTGAGCAGGTCGAGCTGGTCGTCGTCGTCGTAGATGACGAAGCCGCGCCTCAGGCCGATGTGCTCGCCGTACGCGCGCAGGATGCGGACGCCGGCGGAGTGAAAGGTGCTCATCCACAGCTGATCTGCGCCCGGCACGAGGTGGCTGGCGCGCTCGCGCATCTCGGCGGCGGCCTTGTTGGTGAAGGTCACGGCCAGGATCTCGCCGGGCGCCGCGCCGTAGTGGGCGATCAGGTGGGCGATGCGGTAGATCAGCGTACGGGTCTTGCCGCTGCCGGCGCCGGCGATGACCAGGGCGGGGCCGGTGTAGTGGTCGGCGGCCTCGGCCTGGGTAGGATTGAGGGCAGCGAGCAGGTCCGGCGCGGTGGTCACCTGTGAAGTGTATCAGGCGCGGTTCTGCTCTGGACATAACGGGGGGTGTTCCCGGGCAGGGCACGGTGTTCGTCGCACCTAACCCTGTTAGCCTCGCCGGGATGAGTCCGCGTCCCACAGCCACCCTCACCATCGCCCTGGGCAGCATCTTTGTCGCCCTGGTCGTGCTGGGCCTGAAGTTCCTGGCGTATGCCATGACCGGCAGCGTCGCGCTGTACTCGGACGCGCTGGAGAGCATCATCAACGTGGCGGCGGCGGTCGCGGCGTTCATCGCCCTGCAGGTCGCCGCGCGGCCCGCCGACGCGAACCACCCCTACGGGCACACCAAGGCCGAATACTTCAGCGCGGTGGCCGAGGGCGTGCTGATCGTGCTCGCGGCGATCAGCATCGCGCGCGAGGCGATCCCGGTGCTGCTGGCCCCCAGGGCGGTGGACGCGCCCTACGCCGGCATCCTGGTGAACCTGGGGGCCAGCGCGCTGAACGCCGTGTGGGCCACGCTGCTGCTGCGCACCGGGCGCGCGTCGCGGTCGCCGGCGCTGCTGGCCGACGGCCGGCACGTCATGAGCGACGTGGTGACCAGCGTGGGCGTGCTGATCGGCGTGGTGGCGGCCAAACTCACGGGGCTGGCGTTCCTGGACCCGGCACTGGCGCTGCTGGTGGCGCTGAACATCCTGTGGAGCGGGTGGCAGCTGGTCCGCGACTCGGTGGGCGGCCTGATGGACGCCGCGGTGGACAGCAAGACCGAGGGCCGCATCCGGGCACTGCTGAGCGAGCACGGCGACGGTGCCCTGGAGGTGCACGATCTGAGAACCCGACACGCCGGCCGCATGACCTTCATCGAGTTCCATCTGGTCGTGCCGGGCACCATGACGGTGGAGTCGGCGCACACCATCTGCGACCGCCTGGAGGACGCCCTGCGCGCCGAGATGCCCGACATCAGCGTCACGATCCATGTGGAGCCGCAGGAGAAGGCCAAGCACCACGGCGTGCTGGTGCTGTGAACGCACGGTGTGTGCTGCTGAGCTAAACGCTACGTAAAGTCGCGCTGCGTCGGTTGATTCATTTGACGCGCGGGGGCCGTGCCTATACTCGCCGCAGATCAGCTGGAGTGGAGGCAGGAACATGGGCAAAACCGACGTGCCGCAGAGCACAGACAGCCGTCACACGCCGGGCCCGGTCCGGCCTGCGCGCGGCGCGCGGGTGCACATCACGGTGGATGGCGTGGCGCAGGAGGCGTGGCTCGGTGAGCCGCTCATCGACGTGATCAACCGCGCGCAGATTCCGCTGGCGCAGGTGTGTTACCACCCGCAGCTGGGGCCGATCCAGACCTGCGATACCTGCTCGGTGGAGATCGGCGGCGTGGTCGGCCGGGCGTGCGGCACGCCGGTGCAGGCGGGCATGGTGGTCCGGACGCAGACGACTGCGGCCCGCACCGCACAGCGCGACGCCTACGACCGGATCGTCAGCAACCACGACCTGTACTGCACGGTGTGCGACAACAACAACGGCAACTGCACGGTGCACAACACGCTGGGGGTGCTCGGCATCCAGCACCAGACCCGGCCGTTCCAGCCCAAGGGCTACCCCAAGGACGACTCGAATCCCTTCTACCGCTACGACCCGGACCAGTGCATCCTGTGCGGGCGCTGCGTGGAGGCGTGCCAGAACGTGCAGGTGAACGAGACCCTCAGCATCGACTGGGAGGCCGGGCAGCCGCGCGTGCTGTGGGACGGCGGCAAGCCCATCGGCGAGTCGAGCTGCGTGAGCTGCGGCCACTGCGTCACGGTGTGTCCGTGCAACGCGCTGCAGGAGAAGTCCATGCTGGGGCAGGCGGGGCTGTTCACCGGCATTCCGCTGCCGGTGTGGAACGCCGCCATCGACGTGGTCAAGGGCGTGGAGGGCAGCACGGGCCTGAAGCCGATCATGAACGTCTCGGAGATCGAGTCGGCGGCGCGTGACCGCTACATCAAGAAGACCAAGACGGTCTGCACGTACTGCGGCGTGGGCTGCTCCTTCGACGTCTGGACGGACGAGCGCCACATCCTGAAGGTCGAGCCGGGCGAGGGGCATGCCAACGGCATCTCCACGTGCGTGAAGGGCAAGTTCGGCTGGGACTACGTGAACAGCGGCGAGCGCCTGACCACGCCGCTGATCCGCGACGGCGAGCGCTTCCGCGAGGCCACGTGGGACGAGGCGCTGGACCTGATCGCGTGGCGCTTCGGCGAGATCCGTGCGCAGCACGGCCCCGACGCCCTGGCCTTCGTGGCGAGCAGCAAGAGCACCAACGAGGAAGTCTTCCTGGTGCAGAAGTTCGCCCGGCAGGTGATCGGAACGAACAATGTGGACAACTGCTCGCGCTACTGCCAGTCGCCGGCCACCAAGGGGCTGTCGCAGACGGTGGGTATAGGCGGGGACAGCGGCACCATCCGTGACATCGAGCACGCCTCGCTGGTCATCACCATCGGCAGCAACACCGCCGAGAGCCACCCGGTGCTCGCCACCC
This region of Deinococcus metalli genomic DNA includes:
- a CDS encoding heterodisulfide reductase-related iron-sulfur binding cluster: MLPLSHKVLFFVFALAAGLLGLWGFYRLYRRVARGAGASESRFDQPVQRVLTALRVTLTQERTFRRRTVISTLHAFIFYGFVYYLLVNVVDGLEGYLNFHIDSAATPLFALYNVLADVLSFLVLVGVISLVVRRLFLPSRRDFRFTEKTLLHPLLRANYILRDSVIVSAFITFHVGSRVLGNAAKVVQEGGDAFQPFSTAVGHVLFGGVSESALQGWRLFGYWGALGSVLAFLAYFPYTKHIHIFMAPLNYALKRPVGSGVLPPMKGLAEAMEAEEPRLGVEKLEELEWPRLLDAYACIQCNRCQDVCPANATGKALSPAALEINKRMELNVIAAHPSPFTLRPAPFESGASTAHPLLEYAINEESVWACTTCGACMQVCPVQDEQMLDIVDIRRHQVMVAGEFPPQLQTAFRGMERASNPWGISRDKRLDWAEGLRVPTIDENPEPDVVYWVGCAASYDPGAQKVARSFVQLLDKAGVNYAVLGKKEACTGDSARRSGNEFLYQSLAQENVETLNTVAPKLIVATCPHCMNAIGNEYRQLGGDYRTIHHTEYLETLVAAGKLPLAQLDENVTYHDPCYLGRHNGVYDAPRTLITQMAGEVLELERGRANSFCCGAGGAQFWKEEEEGRERVSDNRFREIQARLDGAKAASAEYEQTGHVTPGKVLAVGCPFCKAMLNSTPEKQKRDDIVVKDVAELLLESVHRADGTAVQPTGPSPDATPLEQPEVASAPNAQMPMERTGDTPAANAPAAVVGETSADVINAQPGSPTQNPDIQPEGQAAHPETTARKSWKPKAGSTVSQDDVSPAAPEAAPAPTATDDVSAASPASDEAAPARKAWSPKGKATSDDVNPAPVVSEPAPTVPVEPPARKAWAPKAKAAETPVPPEVAPPTEEGAVTAAPAPAERKKWSPGAKAASAAQPTPSTVELSEAVHVEPEASAVPAPTPAEAVPLDSTPIERKKWTPKAGAQSPAVADAVPPATSAPTADTQVEASAAPAPAAEPSTPARKKWTPKASVPEDTAPTPPTPAEAAPEPITEHVHLQHVGENTLEEGQSATSEPGTGGRKKWVPKKNS
- a CDS encoding ATP-binding protein, yielding MSLTPTELQSYLSALVTGELNLSTMIWGPPGVGKSSVVAQVAAKHGLDFVDVRLSQLAPTDLRGLPVPEADGQGSGTSRWYPPDFLPRGGHGILFLDEVNMAPPTMQGMAQQLILDRKVGSYELPEGWFVWAAGNRKEDRASVFDMPAPLANRFLHLTVRPDFDSWRTYALGRSLHEHVIAFLTFRPELLWRLDPQQPAWPSPRAWEMASRLHRAGLDAAPAIGEAAGAEFSAFVRLYEQLPDLGIVLEGRGAGLRLPDEPSVRYAAVVGLAARASTADEAYHAFTWLANAAGPEWLQLYVATLVSKFQAIGQLADLAALVGRDERLATLVQGTLELTEGG
- a CDS encoding vWA domain-containing protein: MTPPVPVTPEFQRLISGSRLRLRGKSAFFATLLLHAEFVPSREVAAAGTDGERVYVNPEVAASLPPDVLDGLLLHEVLHAALSHVQRRGPRERKRWNRSADLIVNGMVDAAGLPTPPQSRRDEHLEKLSVEEVYTSLEGEAEGDGDDEGDDLMDGPPSDAPAKQGKPGSSAQRQWQQALAQARSVDAMSGGKGDDPLGAHRELQRLAPARLDWRAHLWRFLARTPVDFGGFDRRFVGRGLYLEALDDESLTALIAVDTSGSVDDDAVRALVGEVQGVLGAYPHVKATLYYADTEAYGPHALTPGGEIPPPQGGGGTDFRPIFALLDQHEPDVLVYLTDGYGDFPAAAPKTPTLWVVPPGGLEDEGFPFGEVLRLEEHT
- the nudC gene encoding NAD(+) diphosphatase — encoded protein: MNATSLPDTFIPDRTLVPDDGSVWVVFDGPKLVLTAEGTLPASPLPVVDVTALGTLDGRAYFAAGLDGALPDGFTSIPLRAAFGKLSEAQMGVAGYGSQLVDYVRTHRYCGRCATPLVDSGHERSRTCPNCGLTVYPRVAPVAMVLIHRGKGLDTELLLARGPHFAPGVYSALAGFVEPSETLEHAAHREVQEEVGVTVTNLTYVLSQPWPFPHSLMVGFDAEYVGGDIVPQPGEIEDARWFPVTALPLLPGPFSIARQLIDRAAERALHGADDGAGMASSGS
- a CDS encoding NUDIX hydrolase — protein: MTDIRVPLGGLKFSVRVAILCTRGDRLLTNSADGLPFHFLPGGALGTDEDTLDCARREWHEETGVVPGPLRLVGVIENFFGPPEKRQHEIGFYYRMDAPTALPDTPFTVADNAEVTCQWVPIEEFAATPIYPLVARSLLDVPEGEVRHVINRE
- a CDS encoding ATP-dependent helicase, which encodes MTTAPDLLAALNPTQAEAADHYTGPALVIAGAGSGKTRTLIYRIAHLIAHYGAAPGEILAVTFTNKAAAEMRERASHLVPGADQLWMSTFHSAGVRILRAYGEHIGLRRGFVIYDDDDQLDLLKEVMGSVPGIGPETSPRVVRGILDRAKSNLQTPADLDRAYEPYISGIPKDAAAEVYRRYEDRKKGQNAIDFGDLITETVRLFREVPGVLNAVQNRAKFIHVDEYQDTNKAQYELTRLLASRDRNLLVVGDPDQSIYKFRGADIQNILDFQKDYPDAKVYMLEHNYRSSARVLGIANKLIENNAERLDKTLRAVKEDGHAVVFHRATDHRAEGDFVAEWITRLHALEGRRFGEMAILYRTNAQSRVLEESLRRVQIPAKIVGGVGFYDRREIRDILAYARLAINPSDDVALRRIIGRPKRGIGDTALEKLLDWARIQGTTLLEACARAADDRILDRGANKPVEFAQLMAAMSDAAENYEPAPFLRYVIETSGYLDLLRTEGQEGQVRVENLEELVNAAEEWSQDHDGTIQDFLDDAALLSSVDDMRTKQENKGTPEDAVTLMTMHNAKGLEFPVVFIVGTEEGLLPSKGALVEAGGIEEERRLFYVAITRAMDRLFLTAAENRMQFGKTNAAEDSRFLEEIEGGFDTVDPYGQVIEYRAKTWKTYRPTVPVTPSAVKNTSPMTEGMAYRGGEKVRHPKFGEGQVLAVAGMGERQEVTVHFPSAGTKKLLVKFANLTAV
- a CDS encoding cation diffusion facilitator family transporter translates to MSPRPTATLTIALGSIFVALVVLGLKFLAYAMTGSVALYSDALESIINVAAAVAAFIALQVAARPADANHPYGHTKAEYFSAVAEGVLIVLAAISIAREAIPVLLAPRAVDAPYAGILVNLGASALNAVWATLLLRTGRASRSPALLADGRHVMSDVVTSVGVLIGVVAAKLTGLAFLDPALALLVALNILWSGWQLVRDSVGGLMDAAVDSKTEGRIRALLSEHGDGALEVHDLRTRHAGRMTFIEFHLVVPGTMTVESAHTICDRLEDALRAEMPDISVTIHVEPQEKAKHHGVLVL